Proteins encoded together in one Cicer arietinum cultivar CDC Frontier isolate Library 1 chromosome 4, Cicar.CDCFrontier_v2.0, whole genome shotgun sequence window:
- the LOC101508974 gene encoding lipid phosphate phosphatase 1-like isoform X2 yields the protein MVIEVVLNIIHPFHRFVGRDMMEDLKYPMKGNTVPAWSVPLYAVLLPITVFICFYLRRRDVYDLHHSVLGLLFAVLITGVLTDSIKDAVGRPRPDFFWRCFPDGVAVYDKLGGVVCHGEASDIKEGHKSFPSGHTSWSFAGLGFLSLYLCGKIKVFDRKGHIAKLCIVFFPLLLACLVGISRVDDYWHHWQDVFAGGLLGLVVATFCYSQFFPPPYNDDGWGPYAYFVAMEESRVIANVNRDSAAVQDTEDRRVTNQVANRRNGDHLFTPFTYLSPTLEAMEMGQK from the exons ATGGTAATAGAGGTTGTCCTCAATATAATTCATCCATTTCACCGCTTTGTGGGAAGGGACATGATGGAAGACCTTAAATATCCAATGAAAGGCAACACTGTGCCTGCATGGTCTGTTCCT CTATATGCGGTTCTGTTGCCAATTACTGTGTTCATATGCTTCTATTTGCGCAGAAGAGATGTTTATGATTTGCACCACAGTGTTCTAG GCCTCCTGTTTGCTGTTCTGATAACCGGTGTTTTGACTGATTCAATTAAAGACGCGGTTGGCCGGCCACGGCCAGACTTCTTTTGGCGTTGCTTTCCTGATGGAGTAGCT GTGTATGATAAATTGGGAGGTGTGGTTTGCCACGGCGAGGCTAGTGATATAAAAGAAGGACATAAGAGTTTCCCAAGCGGCCATACATCAT GGTCCTTTGCTGGTCTTGGTTTTCTCTCATTGTATTTATGTGGGAAGATTAAAGTTTTTGATCGCAAAGGGCATATCGCAAAATTATGCATTGTGTTTTTTCCTCTACTTCTTGCCTGTCTGGTTGGAATCTCTCGAGTGGATGACTATTGGCACCATTGGCAAGATGTATTTGCTGGGGGTCTTCTAGGGCTTGTTGTTGCAACCTTTTGCTATTCACAGTTCTTCCCTCCTCCCTATAATGATGATG GATGGGGTCCATATGCATATTTTGTGGCTATGGAGGAATCAAGAGTCATTGCAAATGTGAATCGGGATTCAGCCGCTGTACAAGACACCGAGGATAGAAGGGTTACGAATCAAGTGGCAAATAGGAGAAATGGTGATCATTTATTCACTCCTTTCACTTATCTTAGCCCAACCTTGGAAGCCATGGAGATGGGTCAGAAGTGA
- the LOC101508974 gene encoding lipid phosphate phosphatase 2-like isoform X1, translating to MALRAFLSFAKFSTFFQGGRQIDPSAHTIKSHGATLARNHIHDWLILVLLMVIEVVLNIIHPFHRFVGRDMMEDLKYPMKGNTVPAWSVPLYAVLLPITVFICFYLRRRDVYDLHHSVLGLLFAVLITGVLTDSIKDAVGRPRPDFFWRCFPDGVAVYDKLGGVVCHGEASDIKEGHKSFPSGHTSWSFAGLGFLSLYLCGKIKVFDRKGHIAKLCIVFFPLLLACLVGISRVDDYWHHWQDVFAGGLLGLVVATFCYSQFFPPPYNDDGWGPYAYFVAMEESRVIANVNRDSAAVQDTEDRRVTNQVANRRNGDHLFTPFTYLSPTLEAMEMGQK from the exons ATGGCGTTGCGGGCTTTCTTGTCTTTTGCTAAATTTTCGACATTCTTTCAG GGAGGGAGACAGATTGACCCTTCTGCACATACAATCAAGTCTCATGGAGCAACACTTGCAAGAAATCACATTCATGATTGGCTTATATTGGTGCTTCTCATGGTAATAGAGGTTGTCCTCAATATAATTCATCCATTTCACCGCTTTGTGGGAAGGGACATGATGGAAGACCTTAAATATCCAATGAAAGGCAACACTGTGCCTGCATGGTCTGTTCCT CTATATGCGGTTCTGTTGCCAATTACTGTGTTCATATGCTTCTATTTGCGCAGAAGAGATGTTTATGATTTGCACCACAGTGTTCTAG GCCTCCTGTTTGCTGTTCTGATAACCGGTGTTTTGACTGATTCAATTAAAGACGCGGTTGGCCGGCCACGGCCAGACTTCTTTTGGCGTTGCTTTCCTGATGGAGTAGCT GTGTATGATAAATTGGGAGGTGTGGTTTGCCACGGCGAGGCTAGTGATATAAAAGAAGGACATAAGAGTTTCCCAAGCGGCCATACATCAT GGTCCTTTGCTGGTCTTGGTTTTCTCTCATTGTATTTATGTGGGAAGATTAAAGTTTTTGATCGCAAAGGGCATATCGCAAAATTATGCATTGTGTTTTTTCCTCTACTTCTTGCCTGTCTGGTTGGAATCTCTCGAGTGGATGACTATTGGCACCATTGGCAAGATGTATTTGCTGGGGGTCTTCTAGGGCTTGTTGTTGCAACCTTTTGCTATTCACAGTTCTTCCCTCCTCCCTATAATGATGATG GATGGGGTCCATATGCATATTTTGTGGCTATGGAGGAATCAAGAGTCATTGCAAATGTGAATCGGGATTCAGCCGCTGTACAAGACACCGAGGATAGAAGGGTTACGAATCAAGTGGCAAATAGGAGAAATGGTGATCATTTATTCACTCCTTTCACTTATCTTAGCCCAACCTTGGAAGCCATGGAGATGGGTCAGAAGTGA